In Felis catus isolate Fca126 chromosome E1, F.catus_Fca126_mat1.0, whole genome shotgun sequence, the following proteins share a genomic window:
- the LOC123381883 gene encoding keratin-associated protein 9-1-like, with protein MTHSCCSSCCQPTCCRTTCCRTTCCQPSGCGSSGYGSSCCQPCCRPTCCHTTCCRTTCCQPSCCGCSGCGHNCGGSSGCGSSCCQPCCRPACCHTTCCRTTCCQPSCCGSSGCGHNCGGSSGCGSSCCQPCCCPTCCHTTCCRTTCCQPSCCGSSGCGQN; from the coding sequence ATGACCCACTCGTGCTGCTCCTCTTGCTGCCAGCCTACGtgctgcaggaccacctgctgccggaccacctgctgccagcccagcggCTGTGGGTCCAGCGGCTATGGGTcgagctgctgccagccttgctgccgcccAACTTGCTGTCACaccacctgctgccggaccacctgctgccagcccagctgctgtGGGTGTAGCGGCTGTGGACACAACTGCGGTGGGTCTAGCGGCTGTGgttccagctgctgccagccttgctgccgcccAGCTTGCTGTCACaccacctgctgccggaccacctgctgccagcccagctgctgtGGGTCCAGCGGCTGCGGACACAACTGCGGTGGGTCTAGCGGCTGTGGGTcgagctgctgccagccttgctgctgCCCAACTTGCTGTCATaccacctgctgccggaccacctgctgccagcccagctgtTGTGGGTCCAGCGGCTGTGGACAAAACTGA